The sequence GCATATCCGTATCCTCCATAACATCCCATGGGTTCCCCTCCGTCAGCAGCCTGTGGTCTTCTCCGATGACCACTGTCCTGTCGGATATGTCTTCAATTATACCAAGGTCATGTGTTGCCGTGACTATTGTTTTCCCTGCGTGCCGCAATTCATTTATCAAGTCCACAAACTCAACCTGACTTCTTGGGTCAAGCCCTGTTGTGGGCTCGTCAAGAAGAAGCACATCAGGATTAACGCTGAGACATGTGCCGAATGCCACCTTCCTCATCTCGCCGCCGCTCAAGTCCCACGGGCCCCTGTCTCTTAGGTGTTTGATATTGAGCAGTTCAAGCAGTTCCTCTGTCCATTTTTGTATCTCATTTTTTTCAAGCCCGAGCTGCAAAGGGCCAAAGCAGAGTTCATCCCATACACTCAGCAGAAAAAGCTGGGCCTGCGGGTTTTGAAACAGAAGAGATATCCGCTGTCTGAGTTCAGGCGGAAAAGTGCCCTTTATATCTCTGCCGAATATTTCAATATCGCCTGACTCAGGCGTCAGAAGGCCGTTGAGGAGATAAAGCAGTGTTGACTTGCCGGAGCCGTTAGTGCCTATTATTGTAAGGCTCTCGCCTTTTTTAACACTGAATGAAACCTCGTCCGCAGCTTTTTTGCCGTTTTTATAAGCGTATGATATTTTTTTTACATTAAAGGCTTCCAAAGCATCACCCCTATGATTGTTATTGAAAAAATAATCAATAAGATATCAGTTCTCGAAATATCCGAAGCTTTTAACCTTTCACTTTGAACTTCAAAATTATAACCATATCCCCTCGCCTCCATGGCCCGTTCAAGTTCAGCGCTCAACCTTATGCTCATTGAAAACAAAAGCCCTATTCTTGATGCAGTCCACTTCTGGCCAATCAGTGACGCGTGATGTCCGTCAGAGGCGGAGGCGGGTGACGAGATATTTCTTGCCCTGAAGCCCATAATGAACTCTTCAACTTTTCTTGTCAGGAAGAATATGTACCTGTAGCTTATTGAAACGATTGACTTGAATGCTCCGGGTATGAAGGATGAGACAGCCTTGATAAATCTATTCGGCGGCGTAGTGAGCGTAAGCAGAAAAACCAGTGAAACAGACGCTGTCACCCTGAGAAAAAGAGTCAGAGCGCTTAAAGCCCCCTGCTTTGTGACAGAGATGTGAGCGGGGATTGTTATCTGATAAAATGTGTGCGGTTTTTCAAATTCATGAAGTATCACCATCGGCTCTCCGTCAACTATCAGATTCAGCGCAGCAGGCAAGGCAATCAATATTGTAAAAACCATTGCCGGCATCAGTCTCTTCAGAAGAATAACCAGCACACCTGACAGAAGCGCCAACAGCAAAGCACAGGACAGAAAGACAACGATGCCTGAAACAGTTTTCTGAAAACTCAAGAGGACAATGAACAGGAAGATGCTGACAATCTTTATCCTCGGTTCAGTCCTCTGCAGAAACCCCTTTATTGAAGAGGTTCTTTCATTGAACATTGTATCTTCAACAAAAGAGACAACATGCCGCAGAGTCTTATCAAGAAACCTCTCTCTTGGTTTTTTTATGTTCACAACCTGCAACTCGTCTCTCGTTACTGATTTAAGCCAGTCAGGAATTCCCATTTTTCCCCGCAAAAATTTTTCCTATGAGTATTGATATTCCTATAACCAGAGCAGCGCCTATTATCCCTGAAAATATATAGCCTGTATATGACTTAACCCCTTTGTCCCAGCCTGAAAATGCATAATCAGGGATCGGAGCTTTCCAGAGTTCCGACAGTTTTTTAAGTCCGTGTGGAACATATCCTGCAATCTTTTCAATCTCATCCGCACCCCATTCTCCCCATGCGCCGCCTGCCTTTAAAAGTTCCGGGAGAATTAATCCTACAGGTGATAGTATTATCAATATAGCGATTCCTATCCAGAGTTTCCCGAATTTTAAATTTTGAATTTTAAATTTTGAATTCGCCATGACTACCCTCTTATCAACTCAGGATGTGATTTTTTGATGTAAAGAAGCACAAACACAGTAACCACTGCCTCAACAATCCCGAAAAGAAATATATGCTCTAACATTATTGCAGGAATGGTTATGCTCAAAGGGAACGGACTGTATAGAGGCCTTCCGTCTGCGCCTGTATGGAGAAGCGGCTGAATCCCGAGTTCCAATGCGGTGAGTAAGGCAGCTATGTTGATACCGATATATGCGCCTGCGCCTGCGCCTATTAAATGACGAGTGGAGAGTGACGAACGACGAGTTTCTGTATCATAATTTTTGAACTTTGAACTTTGAACTTTGAACTTTTCACTCGAAATTAATTTATAAATTCCATAACCTGTAAACATTCCTGCAAAAGCGATATTAAAACAATTAGCACCTATGGCTGTAATCCCGCCGTCTCCGAAGATAAGAGCCTGAACAATAAGCGCAATGGATAAAGCAATCACTGCGGGCCACGGCCCGATTAAGATTGCAATCAGTGTTGCGCCTGTTGCATGGCCTGTTGTCCCGCCCGGCAGCGGCACATTAAACATCATTATCACAAAGCTGAATGCGGCGCTCAGGGCAAGAAGAGGAACCTGAGATGCCTTTAATATCTCCTTGACCTTTTTTGAGGCGTAAATCCAGATTGGAATAACGGCGGCCCAGAGGCTTCCGTATGTTACCGGCCCTAAATATCCGTCAGGTATGTGCATTTAAAACCTCTGCTGCTCGCCTGTGTTCAGGTAAAAGCCTGAAAGTTTCAGGCCTGCTCATTTCAGATATTGGCAGTTTAAAAACAGTAACACAAAAATACCGCCCTTTCAATAATAATGTATTCTATCCCTTTCTTTCCTATATTTTGTGATAAAATAAACAATTCCAGATTAATCCCCGGATGGACTATGCCAAAGGATATACGTAATTTTTCTATCATAGCTCATATAGACCACGGGAAGTCTACTCTTGCAGACAGGCTTCTTGAATATACAGGTGCGCTCAGCGCAAGGGAGATGCAGGCGCAGGTTCTTGATTCAATGGACCTTGAGCGCGAAAGAGGCATAACGATAAAGGCTCATTCAGTGCGTCTTCTGTACAAGGCTGATGACGGAAGGGAATACATTCTCAATCTCATAGACACACCGGGGCATGTTGATTTTTCATACGAAGTGTCAAGAAGCCTGGCCTCGTGCGAGGGTGCGCTTCTTATTGTTGACGCATCGCAGGGAGTTGAGGCGCAGACCCTTGCCAACGCATACCTTGCAGTGGAACATAACCTTGAGATGATTCCTGTTATAAATAAAATAGACCTGCCGGCGGCAGAGCCTGAAAAAACAAAGGAGCAGATAGAAGATGCAATCGGGCTTGACTGTTCCGAAGCAATACTTGCAAGCGCGAAGGAAGGCATAGGCACAAAAGAGATTCTTGAGGCGATAGTGAAAAAAATTCCGCCGCCAACAGGAGAAAATGATAAGCCGCTCAAGGCGTTAATCTTTGATTCATGGTTTGACAATTATCAGGGAGTAATCGTGCTCGTAAGAGTTTTTGACGGGACGGTAAGAGCAGGCAAGAAAATAAAACTTATGGCCACAGGGAATGAATTTGAGGTGGCGCAGGTGGGGATTTTCAGTCCAAAGATGCAGCCCTCAGAAGAACTTTCCTCCGGCGAGGTCGGCTATGTAATTGCAGGGATAAAGAACGTAACAGACTCCAGGATCGGAGACACGATGACTGATGTGGATACTCCGGCACAGGAGCCGTGTCCCGGATATAAGGACATAAAGCCGATGGTCTTTTGCGGGCTTTATCCGACAATACCGCATGAATACGACAACCTGAGGGATGCGCTTAATAAACTGAGATTAAACGATTCGTCTTTTAATTACGAGCCTGAGAC is a genomic window of Nitrospirota bacterium containing:
- a CDS encoding ABC transporter ATP-binding protein, with the protein product MEAFNVKKISYAYKNGKKAADEVSFSVKKGESLTIIGTNGSGKSTLLYLLNGLLTPESGDIEIFGRDIKGTFPPELRQRISLLFQNPQAQLFLLSVWDELCFGPLQLGLEKNEIQKWTEELLELLNIKHLRDRGPWDLSGGEMRKVAFGTCLSVNPDVLLLDEPTTGLDPRSQVEFVDLINELRHAGKTIVTATHDLGIIEDISDRTVVIGEDHRLLTEGNPWDVMEDTDMLLRANLIHRHVHRHCWYAHEHSHFGTHGHEHMVLDEKLDITNPPMPPFAKGGHGGITEEVIHKMTELDKLKKLLEHWSEHNEEHAKTYLEWAEKASASGDKELSAVLKEIAENTKKMDGLFEKAKRIADKN
- a CDS encoding PDGLE domain-containing protein gives rise to the protein MANSKFKIQNLKFGKLWIGIAILIILSPVGLILPELLKAGGAWGEWGADEIEKIAGYVPHGLKKLSELWKAPIPDYAFSGWDKGVKSYTGYIFSGIIGAALVIGISILIGKIFAGKNGNS
- the cbiM gene encoding cobalt transporter CbiM — translated: MHIPDGYLGPVTYGSLWAAVIPIWIYASKKVKEILKASQVPLLALSAAFSFVIMMFNVPLPGGTTGHATGATLIAILIGPWPAVIALSIALIVQALIFGDGGITAIGANCFNIAFAGMFTGYGIYKLISSEKFKVQSSKFKNYDTETRRSSLSTRHLIGAGAGAYIGINIAALLTALELGIQPLLHTGADGRPLYSPFPLSITIPAIMLEHIFLFGIVEAVVTVFVLLYIKKSHPELIRG
- the lepA gene encoding elongation factor 4; its protein translation is MPKDIRNFSIIAHIDHGKSTLADRLLEYTGALSAREMQAQVLDSMDLERERGITIKAHSVRLLYKADDGREYILNLIDTPGHVDFSYEVSRSLASCEGALLIVDASQGVEAQTLANAYLAVEHNLEMIPVINKIDLPAAEPEKTKEQIEDAIGLDCSEAILASAKEGIGTKEILEAIVKKIPPPTGENDKPLKALIFDSWFDNYQGVIVLVRVFDGTVRAGKKIKLMATGNEFEVAQVGIFSPKMQPSEELSSGEVGYVIAGIKNVTDSRIGDTMTDVDTPAQEPCPGYKDIKPMVFCGLYPTIPHEYDNLRDALNKLRLNDSSFNYEPETSLALGFGFRCGFLGLLHMEIIKERLEREFDLSLLSTAPTVVYKVTKTGGEVIHIENPALLPDKYERIEEPFVLVTIFVPKDYIGPIFDLCQEKRGTQKNFTFIGKDKIKVEYELPLNEILWDFYDRLKSISKGYASMDYEFLGFRESDLVKLNILINGEIIDALSLIVHEEKSYYKGRELSEKLRGIIPRQMYEVVIQAAIGSKIIARESVRALRKDVLAKCYGGDISRKRKLLEKQKEGKKRMKQIGRIELPQEAFLAVLKVK